The Planifilum fulgidum genome has a segment encoding these proteins:
- a CDS encoding transposase translates to MIFVARKGQKFKTYSFELKKKAVEMRLQGIPKAKIAEELGIQDVGRLKIWMRKYREQG, encoded by the coding sequence GTGATTTTCGTGGCAAGAAAAGGACAGAAATTCAAGACATATAGCTTTGAACTGAAAAAGAAGGCAGTGGAAATGAGGCTTCAGGGCATTCCCAAGGCAAAGATTGCTGAAGAGCTGGGGATTCAAGATGTGGGGCGATTAAAGATCTGGATGCGGAAATACCGGGAACAGGGC
- a CDS encoding cupin domain-containing protein: MNQLFLVVSGSGRVRGEASDRVPIRAGEAVFWEAGEGHESGTETGMTAIVIEGSVLNPA; this comes from the coding sequence GTGAATCAGCTGTTTCTGGTGGTGTCGGGAAGCGGTCGGGTGCGCGGCGAAGCATCCGACAGGGTTCCGATCCGCGCGGGTGAGGCGGTTTTTTGGGAGGCCGGCGAAGGACACGAATCGGGAACGGAGACGGGCATGACCGCCATCGTCATCGAAGGCTCCGTTCTGAATCCGGCCTGA